CGAGTATTGTATTATTGTCCTTTGCAATTATTGTAAATCAGTTGTACGAATAAACTTCTCCCAGACCAACACCTACATCCAAACCTGATTGGATTCTAAAGGGGagtaaaaaggaataaaatcagATCGGTGGTTATTGATTAGTGTCAGGTTAAGACTCAAATAAGGTTGACTGCATGAGACAGACAAATGCAGAGTCTGACTATGAAAAGATGGAAGGTCaatatttttattgcaaatGTCCAAAAAGTACCAAACTGAAACTAGCCAAAAATATAATTCTCAAAATCTCAAAAACACATCAGAAAAACAGAGCAATATAAAGACTGCAAGtcgaaaggggaaaaaaacaaaatttctCAGAAATTCAGGAAAGTCttttagtgtgtagtgtatatgcaGGTATCACAGTATTAGCTTCAGATATAATAAGCATAGAggaaggggtagctcagtggttggaattctgatcggaaggtcatgagttaaaatcccatcaccactaagctgccacagttgggcccttgagcaaggcccttaaccctgctcagttaaatatataaatgtaagttgctctggatatcatgccataaatgtaaatctaaacaTGCTGCTCTTTGTGCCCTACTTGCTTACTTCCTGATTAATGGTCACATGCCACGACTCCATACTGAAACACCACTtcaaaaataacttttaacacatgttatataatatatttattattatacattttgctCTTCTTTTGTTGGATGATggtgatattattattagtagtagcagTTTAGTACGAATAAcaaaggtggcaaaagtacacacatcctttacttaagtagaagtacagatactcatgttttaaaatactcgggtaaaagttgaagtactgattatacctttttactcaagtgaaagtaaagaagtcttggctctgacatgtacttaagtaaaaagtagttattacttctacctgtgttagtgtcacactggtaactggacctcatatcttattaatattagatagatagatagatagatagatagatagatagatagatagatagatagatagatagatagatagatagatagatagatagatagatagatagatagatagatagatagatagaacgttattgtcattgcattgtacctgtatacacatatatacatgaatgtgaaatgttgggcagaatgtgaagtaaggatataaagatacatatagagaaaaatagtgcagatgtaatgaggagtaaaaaaatatatgctacatattgtttttaatactttaagcaacatggacatgaataaatatggatgcaacatagagcattaagacaaaaaattcttgtaaatgtttgaaagtaataatggtggtttAAATTAGGTGAATCAtgaggacaccaaacagaacctttgctatgtttccacacggacagttaatgaggtgataccggagaaactgcacctcttcaagtcaagaagctttcatcataatcataaacattttacagatttgaatcatgttttgtaaaaatgtaataagtgaatgtgaaaatttaaataaataaaattaaataaatagtggagtacgGATACCAAAATAATCTACttcagtacagtaacaaagtatttgcacTTCATTACTTCAGACCTCTgaacaatattaataatgaaatcatCACAGATACGCAGTTAAACTGAAATAAAGGTACATTATTTGCTGCAGGTCTCCTGTTAGCTGTGCTGAGCAACGTGACCACTGATACAACATGTGGTGAAGGACAAATAAGGCTGGAAAACGGTACATGTGTAGGTATGAACACACCTGCAGGAATGATTTTATAACACTCTCCTTTATTTCTATcataattaaatacatgtaaaattattttcctcaacattttttatttctttaaacttAAACTGATGTCATCGATATTATTTGTTACCTTGTAATTAGAGCACACAGAGTTGTGCTCGGTCACCTATGAGCTTTCATCCCAATAACTGGTTTATTATCAAACCCAAGTGAACTCTGAAGAAACAAATGTGTTTGAAACATACTTTCTATTCTGCATAttagaaaacaataaaaggaaaaaatgaaagagtTTACATGATTCTGAAATTTCTTTATATGTGATCTCTATCCTATGACACAGACGAAGACGAGTGTAAAGAGGAAATAGAAGTGTGTGGTAATAATGCAGTTTGCACCAACACTATCGGTGGCTACTACTGTCAGTGTAAGACGGGATACCAGAATAATAAAAGGAAACTTAACTTCACTGCACATGACGGGTCAGAATGCAAAGGTCAGTATGATTATAATACTGATTTTATTTCCTGGATTAACGGTGCACTGAGGATAAACCTGAACCTCTTCTCTTGTTATTTTCTCTCAGACATCAATGAATGTACAGAGAACAAAACCATCTGTGGTCCTAATGCTGAGTGCAATAACACAGTTGGTTCATATTTCTGCGTGTGTGCTGAGGGTTTTGTGGCCAGCAACAAACAGGAGCGTTTTAATGGGAGCCAAAATGTTACATGCAACGGTGAGTAAGGTTCTCCTTAATTTTTCACACATGGTTTCATTTTagctttatttttgttcaatTAAAAACGACAATTTGTTATATGTTATGTGTTCTTCAACTGAGGTTGTATTTAGCTCATTTAAAGACCTGCTTAGGACCAGATGATTTTAATCTTCATAAGAAAAACATAGAATACAAagggtgtactttctttttcatacAACTGTTAATTTGGCATAAACCATTTGTCTATTTATTGTAATCTGGTAGTAATCCTTGACCAGGATGCATCTGATGCATTAAACATCACTTCTGTcaatattactgtatatactttattaatctacatataggaaataaaaaaaacagcaatttgcTAGAAAAATAATCCACAATGCAGCAGAATGATGATGCATCTACGTATCAATATCATAGCATTTTTGCTAaatactgtacttttttttataaatgcaaagTTATGCTTATATAAGAAATTTTATTGAAGATAAGTTATCTgcaagacatttgttaaagttttttCTTACGTTACGCTTTAAGTCTGGAGCCTTAGACTCCTCTGCCATTGTTACATATTCTTTCTCACATTATAGCAGTTAGAAACAATAATATAagataataagataataaaatgagaaaacatCTATAAATGTAACTTTCCAGCTTTAACTTCAAAGAGTGTTACACAATCTCTGAAACTGGAGACAGGAAACATTgagtaaagttaaaaaaaaaacagcattacgATAAGTTTGTGTTCATAGTTTTATCTACAATTTATGATCAAGAGTAACTCCCAGGCATTAcaaatgacatcatattttgCCTTATACCAGACATTTATccgcaatagaaaaaaaacaaaaagaacaactAAGAAAATTTTGGAAAAATGTTGTGTCTTTACAATTACAACATAAATTGATTAAACCCATCATTTAGACACTGAAAGTTTGATGGGAGTCGATGAAAGCAAAAATAGCTGTAATCATTTCTGTTATTCCAACAACTatctgtgtaaaatataattaaaaacaaaagcaatgcTATGCAAACTTAACAAACATAGAAACAAACATCCAGAAATCcctttaataatttttaacttttgaaaagttttgaaaaaaaatcttcttcaAGAAGTGTTGGATAACAATATATAGAGCACTatcaaaagtgatttttttttatgttattattattattattattgttgttgttgttgttgttgtttattactgttattaatataataataataataattattattattattattattattattttatagtaatATTTCTGCTCAGTCTCTATAGGAATCAATTCATATACATCTCTTTGAGTCCTACAAATAGTCAGGAATGAATGCAAGACATTCCTTTTGTCTCAAAACATAACACAATGAAACTCCTGTGTGTATTCCATTTGTGTTTTTCACCGTGAGAAACAGGAGTTTCATTGTGTTATGTGATATATAACCTCTGCTCTGGTTCTAGAATATGCCTTCATGTTAGCTCTATGATAATAATGATTTGTTTTCTCTCTAGAACTGGAGTGTGACAGACTTTACAATGAAAGCCAGTCTGTAcaggtatttattttttatatatataagagataatcaattattttaatGCACAATGTGTCTCTAATCACAGTTAAATGATATCCAAGTTAATATCTGCCTCAATCTGTGTAGACCTGAAACTGTAGACTTTATGGACAAAGGAATTGGGACTAAAacgtccccaaactgttacccgAAAGTTGGGACACGATTGTATAGGACaattttggatgtggtagcattacattttcttttcactcgaactagaagacccagacctgttccagtaCAAATCCAATTCCATGATGATaggctttacatgggttggaatggaagatcttgagtagccttgatttagagctctgaccgcaatcctattaaacatcttGGGGATAAATccaaacactgactgcaccccaggcctcctcacctcacctacatcagtacctgactttatttacAGCTGaaagaatctcacacaaatctccacaatcaccaaaatcaaaatctagtggatcatcataccagaagagtggaggttattataacagcactcAATATGAAATGGGaagttcagaatgcacaaacTAATCTTAAGGTCGAGTccccacaaacctttgtccatatagtgtatgctaTTATTGTTACAAATGTTAAGGCAGTGCATTAATTTAGAATGCTGAAATTAGCTTctctccagccaatcagaatccagtatTTTAGACTGACAATGAAATGAACAAATGTCATTGATTCTGAGAACAACAGCACTGAATCTGTGTGGTTTTTATGAATAAGACCAGTATGCATACACCAGACATACACTCATTATGTATCTCCTCCTTCTGTCATCCCCACAGATCCCTGAGAAGCTGAAGGATATGCTGATAGAGCTGAAAAGCTCGTGTTTGCAAAAGGGAGTCAGTGGAGAGGAAATGCTACAGGTAACTGTGTACAATAATCTAGTGACTTTCACTGCTAGGTCTAAATACAGATCATCACACagtaattttaatattttaataacactttaaTTACTAAGTTTTggttagatttttgtttttactttgcaTTGAATCAGTAGCattacatgtatatttattgGACCATAGTAAGGAATTCAACACTGTTGAATGTTATCGTGGATGTTATCGTAGGCAAATAATCAGTCACAGGTTGATGTGTAGATTCTTGACTCAAAGAGAATTTCCTCTTGATCAtaagtcatttaaaaaagacagacatgtcATTCTTTTTggccatttatagttacatttactgTGAAACAGCAACAAATAAATCTTCCTGTTATCAGCTGTAAACAGACATTTCTATGGCCAGTATATAAGACCAGActattttgcttttataaaccagagctagctcagtggttaagagtGTCTAGTCTTCGAGCAATAAGCCTGGGTTTATTTCAGTTTAAACTCACCTGACACCTCCCACCCCCAGATTCTCCTCGGAGCATTCGAAGATTATCTCTCAAACATGTCATTAATGGACACAAAGATCATTACAGCTTTGTTCAATTCGGTTGAAAACGCATTGTTGCTGATAGGACAGCTGGCTAACAGCAGCATCTCCCAATCAAATCTTCAGAATCGTAAGCGACTTTAACAGCCATCATTCACCCTCATCTTACTTATTAAACCAGATACAAAATGATACCATGcagatataataaatacaccAATATTTCTTCTGCAGGAGTCGAGCTTTTGATCCACAGAAGCCCGAACGCCCCACATGGTGGATTAAGTATGTCCACAGACAGCGTGCAATTAAACAGCCACTGGGAAACGGCAGCAGGAAATTCATATAAAGGTTCAAACTGTTTTTCAAACTGTGCTTTAAAGTCACcttattgatttgtttgtttaggaATAACATGTgaaatcaaatgtatttttcttaGTAACACATTGTGTCCCAGAAACAGAGACAGGGACTTTTATAGTTACATGAGAATTATATGTATGCAAATGAGTGCTTTGTTAAgctgtttttctgtcttcttGATGAGCCTGAATGAAATTAACTTCCTGAACTTACAGACACATTGAATcagcaaacagacagacaagtcTAGAGCATTAccagcaatatatatatattttttaataaaagtactAATCTGTTGCTTGAATATGCTTCTAGTAAAAGTAAAGCTCCTCCTTTTAGAGCTTTACTTGACAAAAGGTACTGAAAGTTCTCACTTTTGAATGGACACATCAGGCTTTTTTAAAGAGGAAGTGTTCTATAGTTCCAGACACACACTTTGAGAGCCCTTATGCTACATATGCTTTCGCCAGAACCGtaggatatatatataactaataCAGTTAAAAACACAGGTTATTACACACTTAAACCCGCCATAACATAACTTGACGGTTATATTCTGCattacaatacaaaatataaaggtTGTAATGCTTTAACATTGTGTGTGCACATTTCTCATCAGGATATGCAGCTGCCTCAATGATCACATACGAGAGTCTGGACAACAACAACAGCGCAATCAACAGCTATTCCAGGAGGAAAAGTATCTCTACAGATCAGTTCAGGCTCAACTCGAAAGTAGTGACGATAACAGTCACGAACCGAGACACGGCTCATCTGAAGAAATCGGTCAAGCTCACTTTCTCACATCTGCAGGTAACATGCTAACATCTACATGCATCTacaacatctatctatctatctatctatctatctatctatctatctatctatctatctatctatctatctatctatctatctatctatctatctattatttttttatatttaaatatttttttttaaacctgctcTTTGGTCGTCATAATTAGTGCATCCAGTTGTCTGGCTTTGTAAACTTATCAAATCACAATGcatgtggcaaaaaaaattaatttgcctTCATGTTTGCCTTCATTACAGCACAATTCTTGTGATTACACAAAAGTAAATCAGGACATCAGCATGCAATCATTTACATCAAACTTGATTTATCTCTGACAGGAAACATCAATGAAATCAGTTTGTGTGTTCTGGGACTCGACGCTGAAAGGAGGTGCATGGTCCAATGAAGGCTGCACTGTGCACCAGTCCAACACCAAATCCACTGTCTGCTTATGCTCACATCTCAGCAGCTTTGC
This genomic interval from Silurus meridionalis isolate SWU-2019-XX chromosome 22, ASM1480568v1, whole genome shotgun sequence contains the following:
- the LOC124375905 gene encoding adhesion G protein-coupled receptor E5 isoform X3 encodes the protein MKHVYLLFLGLLLAVLSNVTTDTTCGEGQIRLENGTCVDEDECKEEIEVCGNNAVCTNTIGGYYCQCKTGYQNNKRKLNFTAHDGSECKDINECTENKTICGPNAECNNTVGSYFCVCAEGFVASNKQERFNGSQNVTCNELECDRLYNESQSVQIPEKLKDMLIELKSSCLQKGVSGEEMLQILLGAFEDYLSNMSLMDTKIITALFNSVENALLLIGQLANSSISQSNLQNRVELLIHRSPNAPHGGLSMSTDSVQLNSHWETAAGNSYKGYAAASMITYESLDNNNSAINSYSRRKSISTDQFRLNSKVVTITVTNRDTAHLKKSVKLTFSHLQETSMKSVCVFWDSTLKGGAWSNEGCTVHQSNTKSTVCLCSHLSSFAVLMALYEMEDVFELKLITWIGLSLSLICFLICILTFWLIRSIQSTRTTIHLHLCISFFIADFIFLVGINQTTNKVGCGVVAGLLHFFFLSVFCWMCLEGVQLFRMVVLVFNTTLSRGYMMAAGYGIPALIVIISASVNYRGYGTPRYCWLSLENDFMWSFFGPVCTIIVVNAIFFIITVMKLAQKFNSLNPDLSNLRKIKTFTITAIAQLCVLGIMWIFGCFQFNEEMLVMSYLFTILNSFQGVLMFIMHCLFSKQVRDEYIRFLTCLTMQKSSYSEFSTNQSSKSQVSKSIQNTGEARI